The following proteins are co-located in the Pseudarthrobacter siccitolerans genome:
- a CDS encoding ROK family glucokinase codes for MYAPPPGEQAGPLRRPVPWRRRPTPGRAGMRHGESFREHLRLGRRGLAIGIDIGGTKVAAGVVDAEGRILSEARRSTPGTDPRAVEQVIVELVEELGRGHRIWSVGIGAAGWMDLDGGTVLFSPHLAWRNEPLRDNLQKLLRRPVLLANDADAAAWAEWRFGAGQGEDRLVCITLGTGIGGAMVMDGRVERGRFGVAGEFGHQIIMPGGHRCECGNRGCWEQYASGNALGREARILARANSPVAQELLAAVGGHPETITGAIVTELALSGDAASRELLDEVGEWLGLGLANLAAALDPGLFVIGGGLCSAGDLLVEPARKAFARNLTGRGFRPAAGIELAALGPNAGLIGAADLSRVSSRLRG; via the coding sequence ATGTATGCACCGCCTCCCGGCGAACAGGCCGGCCCCTTGCGACGTCCGGTTCCATGGCGGCGGCGGCCAACCCCTGGCCGCGCAGGGATGCGGCACGGGGAAAGTTTCCGCGAGCACCTGCGCCTCGGACGGCGGGGCCTCGCCATCGGTATCGACATCGGTGGAACCAAGGTTGCTGCGGGCGTGGTGGACGCCGAGGGCAGGATCCTCAGCGAGGCCCGCCGTTCAACGCCCGGGACGGATCCGCGGGCAGTGGAGCAGGTCATCGTCGAGCTCGTCGAAGAGCTGGGCCGCGGGCACCGGATCTGGTCCGTAGGGATCGGCGCCGCCGGGTGGATGGACCTCGACGGCGGCACCGTGCTTTTCAGCCCGCACCTGGCCTGGCGGAACGAGCCGCTGCGGGACAACCTGCAAAAACTGCTGCGCCGTCCCGTCCTGCTGGCCAACGATGCCGACGCCGCGGCCTGGGCGGAATGGCGCTTTGGTGCCGGGCAGGGTGAGGACCGGCTGGTATGCATCACGCTGGGCACGGGAATCGGCGGCGCCATGGTGATGGACGGCCGGGTGGAGCGCGGCAGGTTTGGCGTGGCCGGCGAGTTCGGGCACCAGATCATCATGCCCGGCGGGCACCGGTGCGAGTGCGGCAACCGGGGCTGCTGGGAGCAGTACGCCTCCGGCAATGCGCTCGGACGGGAAGCGCGGATCCTGGCGCGGGCAAATTCTCCGGTGGCGCAGGAACTCCTGGCAGCCGTGGGCGGACACCCCGAGACCATCACTGGCGCAATCGTCACCGAACTTGCGCTCTCAGGCGACGCAGCCTCGCGTGAACTTCTTGATGAGGTGGGCGAGTGGCTTGGGCTGGGGCTCGCCAACCTGGCGGCGGCGCTGGATCCCGGCCTGTTCGTCATCGGCGGCGGGCTGTGTTCCGCCGGAGACCTCCTGGTGGAGCCTGCCCGGAAGGCATTTGCGCGGAACCTTACCGGCCGGGGCTTCCGGCCCGCAGCCGGCATTGAGTTGGCAGCGCTGGGACCTAACGCCGGCCTGATCGGCGCGGCGGACCTCTCCCGGGTCAGCAGCCGGTTGCGGGGCTGA
- a CDS encoding alpha/beta hydrolase codes for MTSTPDHSPFSSPFGNEGPRIGVVLSHGFTGSPHGLRSWAEAFAAAGFAVRMPLLPGHGTSWQELARTRWQEWHGALDDAYLKLDADCDFVFSAGLSMGGTLALRVAATRPVAGVVLVNPGLVIDDPRAPLAGILKLVMKSTPAIANDILKEGMDEGAYPRTPVAAAHELNKMFKDTVRLLPRVTAPVRVYRSTIDHVVSDASITALRRGLTNAPLELVRLHNSYHVATMDNDAEQIFQGSVDFIRSVVSAAGPASAFPAASGQEATHEQA; via the coding sequence ATGACCTCCACTCCGGACCACAGCCCCTTCAGCAGTCCGTTCGGAAACGAGGGGCCGCGGATCGGCGTGGTCCTCTCGCACGGGTTCACCGGAAGCCCCCATGGCCTGCGTTCCTGGGCCGAGGCCTTCGCCGCGGCGGGTTTCGCTGTCCGCATGCCCCTGCTGCCGGGGCATGGCACCAGCTGGCAGGAGCTCGCACGGACCCGGTGGCAGGAGTGGCACGGCGCCCTTGATGACGCGTACCTGAAGCTCGACGCGGACTGCGACTTCGTCTTTTCAGCCGGCCTGAGCATGGGTGGAACACTCGCCCTGCGGGTCGCCGCCACGCGCCCCGTGGCCGGGGTGGTCCTCGTGAATCCGGGGCTCGTGATTGACGATCCGCGCGCGCCGCTCGCCGGGATCCTGAAGCTGGTCATGAAAAGCACCCCGGCCATAGCCAACGACATCCTCAAGGAAGGCATGGACGAGGGAGCCTACCCGCGCACCCCCGTAGCCGCCGCGCACGAGCTCAACAAAATGTTCAAGGACACCGTCCGGCTCCTGCCCAGGGTCACCGCACCCGTCCGCGTCTACCGGTCCACCATTGACCACGTGGTCTCCGACGCCAGCATTACGGCCCTTCGCCGCGGCCTTACCAACGCGCCCCTGGAGCTTGTCCGGCTGCACAACAGCTACCACGTGGCCACCATGGACAACGACGCGGAACAGATCTTCCAGGGTTCGGTGGACTTTATCCGCAGCGTAGTCTCTGCTGCCGGTCCTGCATCCGCTTTTCCCGCAGCGTCGGGCCAGGAGGCTACCCATGAACAGGCCTGA
- a CDS encoding pyruvate carboxylase: MFSKVLVANRGEIAIRAFRAGYELGAKTVAVFPQEDRNSIHRQKADEAYLIGEEGHPVRAYLDVAEVVRVAKESGADAIYPGYGFLSENPDLARAAKDAGITFVGPPAEVLELAGNKVAALKAARDAGVPVLKSSEPSKDLDELIAAADEIGFPIFAKAVAGGGGRGMRRVDTREALPEALQSAMREADAAFGDPTMFLEQAVLRPRHIEVQILADAEGNVMHLFERDCSIQRRHQKVIEIAPAPNLDEGIRQALYRDAVKFAKALNYVNAGTVEFLVDTVGERAGQHVFIEMNPRIQVEHTVTEEVTDVDLVQAQMRIAAGETLADLGLSQDTVRLRGAALQSRITTEDPANGFRPDVGKITGYRSAGGAGVRLDGGTVYSGAEISPHFDSMLVKLTCRGRDYPAAVARARRALAEFRIRGVSTNISFLQAVLDDPDFIAGDVATSFIDERPELLKARVSADRGTKLLTWLADVTVNKPNGELTVHSNPASKLPSVKDKQAAPGSRQRLRELGPEGFAKALREQNAVAVTDTTFRDAHQSLLATRVRTRDLVAAGPAVTALMPELLSVEAWGGATYDVALRFLGEDPWDRLAALRQALPNVCIQMLLRGRNTVGYTPYPEEVTEAFVNEAAATGIDIFRIFDALNDVSQMAPAIRAVRATGTAVAEVALCYTGDMLDPNEKLYTLDYYLELAGKIVDAGAHILAIKDMAGLLRPAAAAKLVAALRERFDLPVHLHTHDTAGGQLATLLSAVDAGVDAVDVASASLAGTTSQPSASALVAALAHTPRDTGLSLEAVSSLEPYWEAVRRVYAPFESGLPGPTGRVYQHEIPGGQLSNLRQQAMALGLGERFEAIEDMYTAADRILGHLVKVTPSSKVVGDLALHLVGLNADPADFNENPQNYDIPDSVIGFLSGELGDPPGGWPEPFRTKALQGRSVKVRDAELSAEDSAALKSDSKTRQHTLNRLLFDGPTKDYLKSVETYGNISVLDTRDYLYGLQRGKEHEIQLEKGVRLIASLEAVSEPDEKGMRTVMCTLNGQSRPVVVRDRSVVSNVKAAERADPAQPGHVAAPFAGAVTVTVKPGDEVKAGDTVATIEAMKMEASITTPVAGKVSRLAISAVEQVQGGDLLLVVEQ; encoded by the coding sequence ATGTTTTCCAAAGTTCTGGTGGCCAACCGCGGCGAAATCGCGATCAGGGCCTTCCGCGCCGGCTACGAGCTGGGCGCAAAGACCGTTGCCGTTTTCCCCCAAGAGGACAGGAACTCGATCCACCGCCAAAAAGCGGACGAGGCCTACCTGATTGGCGAAGAGGGCCATCCCGTCCGTGCTTACCTGGACGTTGCTGAAGTAGTGCGGGTGGCCAAGGAGTCCGGCGCCGACGCCATCTACCCCGGCTACGGGTTCCTCTCCGAGAACCCGGACCTGGCCCGGGCGGCCAAGGACGCGGGTATTACCTTTGTAGGTCCACCGGCCGAGGTGCTGGAACTCGCGGGCAACAAGGTGGCGGCGCTGAAGGCTGCCCGTGACGCGGGTGTTCCGGTCCTGAAGTCCAGCGAGCCCTCCAAGGACCTGGACGAGCTTATTGCGGCGGCCGATGAAATTGGTTTCCCCATCTTCGCCAAGGCCGTGGCGGGCGGTGGCGGGCGCGGCATGCGGCGGGTGGACACCCGCGAAGCCCTGCCCGAGGCACTGCAGTCCGCCATGCGCGAGGCAGATGCGGCGTTCGGCGATCCCACCATGTTCCTCGAGCAGGCAGTACTGCGCCCGCGGCACATCGAAGTGCAGATCCTGGCCGATGCAGAGGGCAACGTCATGCACCTCTTCGAACGCGACTGCTCCATCCAGCGGCGCCACCAGAAAGTGATCGAGATTGCCCCGGCTCCCAACCTGGACGAGGGCATCAGGCAGGCCCTCTACCGGGACGCCGTCAAGTTCGCCAAGGCCCTGAACTACGTCAACGCCGGCACCGTGGAGTTCCTTGTGGACACCGTGGGTGAGCGCGCGGGCCAGCACGTCTTCATCGAAATGAACCCCCGCATCCAGGTGGAGCACACCGTGACGGAGGAGGTCACCGACGTCGACCTCGTGCAGGCGCAGATGCGTATCGCAGCCGGCGAGACGTTGGCTGACCTTGGCCTGTCCCAGGACACCGTCAGGCTGCGCGGCGCCGCCCTGCAGAGCCGCATCACCACCGAGGACCCGGCCAACGGCTTCCGCCCCGACGTCGGAAAAATCACCGGCTACCGCTCCGCCGGCGGCGCGGGTGTAAGGCTCGACGGCGGCACTGTTTACTCAGGTGCCGAAATCAGCCCGCACTTCGACTCCATGCTGGTCAAGCTCACCTGCCGCGGCAGGGACTACCCGGCCGCCGTCGCCCGCGCCCGCCGTGCCCTCGCGGAGTTCCGTATCCGCGGCGTCTCCACCAACATCTCCTTCCTGCAAGCAGTACTGGACGATCCCGATTTCATCGCCGGCGATGTGGCTACGTCCTTCATCGACGAGCGCCCGGAGCTGCTCAAGGCCCGCGTCTCTGCCGACCGCGGCACCAAGCTCCTCACCTGGCTGGCGGATGTCACCGTCAACAAGCCCAACGGCGAGCTGACCGTCCACTCGAACCCGGCCAGCAAACTCCCTTCCGTCAAGGACAAGCAGGCGGCACCGGGCTCACGGCAGAGGCTCCGGGAGCTCGGCCCGGAAGGCTTCGCCAAAGCGCTTCGTGAGCAGAATGCGGTGGCCGTCACGGACACCACCTTCCGTGACGCACACCAGTCGCTGCTTGCCACCCGGGTCCGGACCCGGGACCTCGTCGCGGCCGGCCCTGCCGTCACGGCGTTAATGCCGGAGCTGCTGTCCGTTGAAGCCTGGGGCGGTGCCACCTACGACGTTGCCCTGCGGTTCCTGGGCGAAGATCCGTGGGACCGGCTCGCTGCCCTGCGCCAGGCGCTGCCCAACGTCTGCATCCAGATGCTGCTCCGCGGACGCAACACTGTGGGCTACACGCCGTACCCCGAAGAGGTCACCGAGGCGTTCGTCAACGAGGCTGCGGCCACAGGCATCGACATCTTCCGGATCTTCGACGCCTTGAACGATGTCAGCCAGATGGCACCCGCCATCCGCGCAGTACGGGCCACCGGCACCGCCGTCGCGGAAGTGGCGCTCTGCTACACCGGCGACATGCTGGACCCCAACGAGAAGCTCTACACCCTGGACTACTACCTGGAGCTCGCCGGGAAGATCGTTGACGCCGGAGCCCACATCCTGGCGATCAAGGACATGGCCGGCCTGCTTCGTCCGGCGGCAGCCGCGAAACTGGTGGCAGCCCTCCGGGAACGCTTCGACCTTCCGGTGCACCTGCACACCCACGATACCGCCGGAGGCCAGCTGGCCACCCTGCTGTCTGCTGTGGATGCCGGTGTGGATGCTGTGGACGTCGCCTCGGCGTCGCTGGCCGGAACTACCAGCCAGCCGTCAGCCTCGGCCCTGGTGGCAGCCCTGGCGCACACCCCGCGGGACACCGGCCTTAGCCTGGAGGCCGTCAGTTCCCTGGAGCCGTACTGGGAAGCTGTCCGCCGCGTCTACGCCCCGTTCGAATCGGGCCTTCCGGGCCCCACCGGCCGCGTGTACCAGCACGAGATCCCGGGCGGGCAGCTCTCGAACCTGCGCCAGCAGGCCATGGCCCTGGGCCTGGGGGAGCGCTTTGAAGCGATCGAGGACATGTACACCGCCGCGGACCGTATCCTGGGCCACCTGGTCAAGGTCACGCCGTCGTCGAAGGTAGTGGGCGACCTCGCCCTGCACCTGGTGGGCCTGAACGCGGACCCGGCGGACTTCAACGAGAACCCGCAGAACTACGACATCCCTGATTCGGTTATCGGGTTCCTGTCCGGCGAACTCGGCGATCCTCCGGGCGGCTGGCCTGAGCCTTTCCGCACCAAAGCCCTCCAGGGCCGGAGTGTGAAGGTCCGGGACGCTGAGCTCAGCGCCGAGGACAGCGCTGCCCTGAAGTCAGATTCGAAGACCCGCCAGCACACCCTGAACAGGCTGCTCTTCGATGGCCCCACCAAGGATTACCTGAAGAGCGTGGAGACGTACGGCAACATCTCGGTGCTGGATACCCGCGACTACCTGTACGGCCTCCAGCGCGGCAAGGAGCACGAGATCCAGCTGGAGAAGGGCGTGCGGTTGATCGCGTCCCTCGAAGCCGTGTCCGAGCCCGACGAAAAGGGCATGCGCACGGTTATGTGCACCTTGAATGGCCAGTCCCGTCCCGTGGTGGTCCGCGACCGTTCCGTGGTCAGCAACGTCAAGGCGGCCGAGCGGGCAGACCCCGCCCAGCCCGGTCACGTCGCAGCCCCGTTCGCCGGTGCCGTCACCGTCACGGTCAAGCCCGGCGACGAGGTCAAGGCAGGCGACACCGTGGCAACCATCGAGGCAATGAAGATGGAAGCATCCATCACGACGCCGGTAGCCGGCAAGGTCTCCCGGCTCGCCATCTCCGCTGTGGAGCAGGTACAAGGTGGAGACCTGCTGCTGGTGGTTGAGCAGTAG
- a CDS encoding AMP-dependent synthetase/ligase, whose translation MREFSVPPLVVVPPETNITDLVLRQAAKPSNPSLFSRLDSAGSWQDISATDFLADVTALAKGLMASGVSVGDRVGIMSRTRYEWALVDFAIWFAGAVSVPIYETSSPSQVAWNLGDSGAVAAFGETAHHEDVIRQAVNAEGLTALQHVWQLEGRGLDSLREAGRNINDADLETRRASASLADVATIIYTSGTTGRPKGCELTHGNFVELSENALGIIGEIVHENAKTIMFLPLAHVFARFISVLAMAAGTTVAHTPDIKNLLSDLQSYEPTFILAVPRVFEKVYNSALTKAEDGGKGAIFHRAADTAIAFSKARQNGRVGLGLKLRHALFDKLVYDKLRAAMGGHVAHAVSGGGPLGERLGHFFQGIGLQVLEGYGLTETTAPISVNTPSLIKIGSVGKPLPGNAVRIAADGEILAKGVCVMHGYYKREDLTGETFDDGWFRTGDVGRLDEDGFVWITGRKKEIIVTAGGKNVIPALLEDQIRADALVSQVLVVGDNRPFIGALVTLDQEALPGWLQRHGLPADTTLEEAANNPVVKAAVQDLVTAANTSVSQAEAIKSFRIVPADFTEASGHLTPSMKVKRAQVMKDFETVIEEMYAAPRS comes from the coding sequence GTGCGCGAATTCAGTGTTCCGCCTCTTGTTGTTGTCCCACCGGAAACCAACATCACGGACCTGGTACTGCGGCAGGCCGCCAAGCCCAGCAACCCTTCACTGTTTTCCCGGCTGGACTCCGCCGGATCCTGGCAGGACATTTCCGCCACGGACTTCCTTGCCGATGTCACCGCCCTCGCCAAGGGCCTGATGGCCAGCGGCGTGTCCGTCGGCGACCGCGTGGGAATTATGTCCCGGACCCGTTACGAGTGGGCCCTGGTTGACTTCGCCATCTGGTTCGCGGGAGCCGTTTCGGTACCGATTTATGAAACTTCCTCCCCGTCGCAGGTGGCCTGGAACCTCGGGGATTCCGGTGCCGTCGCAGCGTTCGGCGAAACCGCCCACCACGAAGACGTGATCCGCCAGGCCGTGAACGCCGAGGGCCTCACGGCGCTCCAGCATGTATGGCAACTGGAAGGCCGCGGGTTGGATTCGCTGCGCGAAGCCGGACGGAATATCAATGATGCGGACTTGGAAACGCGCCGCGCTTCAGCCAGCCTGGCGGACGTGGCCACCATCATTTACACATCCGGCACCACGGGTCGCCCGAAGGGCTGCGAACTCACCCACGGAAACTTCGTGGAACTTTCGGAGAACGCCCTCGGCATCATCGGCGAGATAGTCCACGAGAACGCCAAAACCATCATGTTCCTGCCCTTGGCGCACGTTTTCGCCCGTTTCATCTCCGTCCTCGCCATGGCCGCCGGGACCACCGTGGCCCATACGCCGGACATCAAGAACCTCCTCTCCGACCTGCAGAGCTACGAGCCCACCTTCATCCTCGCCGTGCCCCGGGTGTTCGAAAAGGTGTACAACTCGGCATTGACCAAGGCCGAGGACGGCGGCAAGGGAGCCATCTTCCACCGGGCTGCCGATACTGCCATCGCCTTCTCCAAGGCACGCCAGAATGGACGGGTGGGGCTGGGATTGAAGCTTCGCCACGCCCTCTTCGACAAACTGGTGTACGACAAACTGCGGGCTGCGATGGGTGGCCACGTCGCCCACGCGGTATCCGGGGGCGGGCCGCTGGGCGAACGCCTGGGACATTTCTTCCAGGGCATCGGCCTGCAGGTGCTTGAAGGCTACGGCCTCACGGAAACCACAGCCCCGATCTCGGTCAACACACCATCGCTGATCAAAATTGGATCCGTGGGAAAGCCCCTGCCGGGGAACGCGGTCAGGATCGCCGCTGACGGCGAGATACTGGCCAAGGGCGTCTGTGTGATGCACGGCTACTACAAGCGCGAGGACCTCACCGGCGAGACGTTCGACGACGGCTGGTTCCGTACCGGCGACGTGGGCCGCCTCGACGAGGACGGCTTCGTCTGGATCACCGGCCGGAAGAAGGAAATCATTGTCACCGCCGGCGGCAAGAACGTGATCCCCGCACTGCTGGAGGACCAGATCCGGGCCGACGCCCTGGTCTCCCAGGTTCTGGTGGTGGGTGACAACAGGCCCTTCATCGGAGCTCTCGTCACCCTCGACCAGGAGGCCCTGCCCGGCTGGCTGCAGCGCCACGGCCTTCCGGCGGACACCACGCTGGAGGAGGCGGCCAACAACCCTGTGGTCAAGGCCGCCGTCCAGGACCTGGTTACCGCAGCCAATACATCGGTTTCCCAGGCCGAGGCCATCAAGTCCTTCCGCATCGTCCCGGCCGACTTCACCGAGGCATCAGGTCATCTGACCCCCTCGATGAAGGTCAAGCGAGCACAAGTGATGAAGGATTTCGAAACCGTCATCGAAGAGATGTACGCGGCGCCCCGCTCGTAG
- a CDS encoding class II 3-deoxy-7-phosphoheptulonate synthase, whose protein sequence is MTELSAKPAFSLSSTAQSGAANYPGLDNWRDLPISQQPSWQDREVFDASVKELSVLPPLVFAGEVDVLRERLAAAAQGKAFLLQGGDCAETFEAATADKISARVKTILQMAVVLTYGAAMPVIKMGRMAGQFAKPRSSNDETRDGVTLPAYRGDIVNGYDFTPESRGHDAARMLRAYHTSASTLNLIRAFTQGGFADLRSVHQWNKGFTENPAHARYESLARDIDRAIKFMASCGADFEALKRVEFFASHEALLLDYERALTRIDSRTGFPYDTSAHFLWIGERTRELDHAHIDFLSRVRNPIGVKLGPSTTGDDALRLIDKLDPDREPGRLTFITRMGAGNIREKLPAVVEKVTASGAQVLWVTDPMHGNTVTSPNGYKTRNFDDVIDEVRGFFEVHHALGTVPGGLHVEMTGDDVAECLGGADPIDQEAFLDRYESVCDPRLNHMQSLEMAFLVAGALAKR, encoded by the coding sequence GTGACTGAGCTATCTGCAAAACCTGCCTTCTCGCTGTCCAGTACCGCCCAGAGCGGCGCGGCCAACTATCCGGGACTCGATAACTGGCGGGACCTTCCCATTTCCCAGCAGCCCAGCTGGCAGGACCGGGAGGTGTTCGATGCCTCGGTGAAGGAACTCTCCGTCCTTCCCCCGTTGGTGTTTGCCGGCGAGGTCGACGTCCTGCGCGAACGGCTGGCCGCCGCTGCCCAGGGCAAGGCGTTTCTGCTCCAGGGCGGTGACTGCGCCGAGACCTTCGAAGCTGCCACCGCGGACAAGATCAGCGCCCGCGTCAAAACCATTCTCCAGATGGCCGTGGTCCTGACCTATGGCGCTGCGATGCCCGTCATCAAGATGGGCCGGATGGCTGGCCAGTTCGCCAAGCCGCGCTCGTCCAACGATGAAACCCGTGACGGCGTGACGCTTCCCGCCTACCGCGGCGACATCGTCAACGGCTACGATTTCACCCCTGAGTCACGCGGCCACGACGCTGCACGGATGCTCCGGGCTTACCACACCTCAGCTTCCACCCTTAACCTCATCCGGGCCTTCACCCAAGGCGGGTTCGCGGACCTGCGCTCGGTACACCAGTGGAACAAGGGCTTCACTGAGAACCCGGCGCACGCCCGTTACGAGTCCCTGGCGCGGGACATCGACCGGGCCATCAAGTTCATGGCTTCCTGCGGGGCTGACTTCGAGGCGCTGAAGCGTGTTGAATTCTTCGCCAGCCACGAGGCTCTGCTGCTGGACTACGAGCGCGCCCTCACGCGGATCGACTCCCGCACCGGCTTCCCGTACGACACCTCGGCGCACTTCCTCTGGATCGGTGAGCGGACCCGCGAACTGGACCACGCCCACATTGATTTCCTGTCCCGGGTGCGGAACCCCATCGGCGTGAAGCTGGGTCCGTCCACCACCGGCGACGACGCCCTCCGCCTGATCGACAAGCTGGACCCGGACCGCGAGCCCGGCCGGCTGACCTTCATCACCCGTATGGGTGCGGGCAACATCCGGGAGAAGCTGCCCGCCGTCGTCGAGAAGGTCACTGCCTCAGGTGCGCAGGTGCTCTGGGTCACCGACCCCATGCACGGGAACACCGTCACGTCCCCGAACGGCTACAAGACCCGCAACTTCGACGACGTCATTGACGAAGTGCGCGGCTTCTTCGAGGTGCACCACGCCCTGGGCACGGTTCCCGGCGGCCTGCATGTGGAGATGACCGGCGACGACGTAGCCGAATGCCTGGGCGGGGCGGATCCGATCGACCAGGAAGCCTTCCTGGACCGCTACGAGTCAGTCTGCGATCCCCGCCTGAACCACATGCAGTCCCTGGAGATGGCCTTCCTGGTGGCGGGAGCCCTCGCCAAGCGCTGA
- a CDS encoding alpha/beta hydrolase: MSESSIPSRPAAFSYPGHGANARIGVAICHGFTGSPLSVLPWAQHLASQGYAVTVPLLPGHGTDWRELARTRWTDWYSSFETAYLDLSERTETCFVAGLSMGGAIALLTASRHPVAGVSVVNPGLSFYDRRIRVIGVLKYFQRTTMPIQEEQATATVTEDGDYSRTPLSAVHELKKLFGAALRGLTRITAPVQVFKSDTDAVVPPTSLAVLRNRLGARLIEVVGLASSGHVATLDVDAPEIFTKSSAFFRAHARQTTSMETP, translated from the coding sequence ATGAGCGAAAGCAGCATCCCGTCACGTCCTGCCGCTTTCAGCTATCCCGGCCATGGAGCCAACGCGCGGATCGGCGTGGCCATCTGCCACGGCTTTACCGGCAGCCCGCTGAGTGTGTTGCCGTGGGCGCAGCACCTCGCCTCCCAAGGGTACGCAGTGACCGTTCCCCTGCTGCCCGGCCACGGCACTGACTGGCGCGAGCTGGCCCGGACCCGGTGGACCGACTGGTACAGCAGTTTCGAAACCGCCTACCTCGACCTTTCGGAGCGCACCGAGACATGTTTTGTTGCCGGTTTGTCCATGGGCGGAGCCATCGCCCTGCTCACCGCCTCCCGGCACCCGGTGGCTGGCGTCTCGGTGGTCAACCCCGGCCTCAGCTTCTACGACCGGCGGATCCGGGTCATCGGCGTGCTCAAGTATTTCCAGAGAACAACCATGCCCATCCAGGAGGAGCAGGCCACCGCAACCGTTACTGAGGACGGGGACTATTCGCGCACTCCCCTGTCGGCGGTGCACGAACTGAAGAAACTGTTTGGCGCAGCCCTGCGGGGCCTTACCCGTATCACAGCCCCGGTGCAGGTATTCAAGTCCGATACGGACGCAGTGGTCCCGCCCACCTCACTGGCCGTCTTGCGAAACCGGCTGGGCGCCCGCCTCATTGAGGTGGTGGGCCTTGCCAGCAGCGGCCATGTAGCTACGCTGGACGTGGACGCGCCGGAGATCTTTACGAAATCCAGCGCCTTTTTCCGCGCCCATGCCCGCCAGACCACCTCAATGGAGACGCCATGA
- a CDS encoding lysophospholipid acyltransferase family protein encodes MFYWVMKRIFLGPVLKLLFRPWVKGLDNIPGEGAAIIASNHLSFSDSIFMPLMVRRPVVFLAKSEYFTGTGIKGRLTALFFRLTNQLPMDRSGGAASEASLSAGMEVLSHGGLLGIYPEGTRSPDSRLYRGKVGVARLALKAGVPVIPVAMIGTDKVQPIGKRLPNIRRIGMIFGEPLDFAQYRDQAEDRVVQRQVTDEIMFELMRLSGQEYVDEYAAVVKLRLSGKPAGAAAAAEPPAAPAHVQGGQAGAGHDGPGHDGAGEQQQDPGNQQGAAEQEEAATQEDDGGAAAAV; translated from the coding sequence GTGTTCTATTGGGTGATGAAAAGGATCTTTCTCGGTCCGGTGCTGAAGCTGCTTTTCCGGCCCTGGGTCAAGGGCCTGGACAACATCCCCGGCGAGGGGGCAGCAATCATCGCCTCGAACCACCTCTCGTTTTCCGACTCGATCTTTATGCCGTTGATGGTCCGCCGTCCCGTGGTGTTCCTGGCCAAATCCGAGTACTTCACCGGCACCGGGATCAAGGGCAGGTTGACCGCACTGTTCTTCCGGCTGACCAACCAGCTGCCCATGGACCGGTCCGGCGGTGCCGCCTCGGAGGCGTCGTTGAGCGCAGGCATGGAGGTCCTCTCGCACGGCGGGCTGCTGGGCATCTACCCCGAGGGTACCCGGAGTCCCGATTCGCGCCTCTACCGGGGAAAGGTGGGCGTAGCCAGGCTTGCGCTTAAGGCCGGGGTACCGGTTATTCCGGTGGCCATGATCGGCACGGATAAGGTGCAGCCGATCGGGAAGCGGCTCCCGAACATCCGCAGGATCGGCATGATTTTTGGCGAACCACTCGACTTCGCCCAGTACAGGGATCAGGCCGAGGACCGGGTTGTCCAGAGGCAGGTCACGGACGAAATCATGTTCGAGCTGATGCGGCTCTCCGGGCAGGAGTACGTGGACGAATATGCCGCCGTGGTGAAGCTCCGGCTGTCGGGCAAGCCCGCCGGCGCGGCGGCAGCCGCTGAACCGCCCGCAGCACCGGCGCACGTGCAAGGCGGCCAGGCCGGGGCTGGGCATGACGGGCCTGGCCATGACGGGGCCGGCGAACAGCAGCAGGATCCCGGAAACCAGCAGGGCGCGGCCGAGCAGGAGGAGGCAGCCACACAGGAGGACGACGGCGGGGCTGCCGCCGCTGTCTGA